Within Actinoplanes sp. L3-i22, the genomic segment GCCGCGGTCGCCGCGGGCTGCGACGACCTGATCACCTGCGCCGGCGAGCCCTGCTGCCCGATCCCGTTCGCCACCATCGCCTCGAACCCACCCGCCGCCTCCACCCCACCCGTCGCCTCCACCCCGCCTGTCGCCTCCACCCCGCCTGTCGCCGCCGAAGGAGCACCCGATGCCGACTCTCGCTGACCGGTTACGCCGCCTGCTGCCGTCCGGCCTGACCGGCCTGGCCGGGATCGCCTGCGCCGCCTGTTGCGTGCTGCCGATGCTGCTGGCCGCCGGGGCACTGTCCGGCGCGGGCTGGGCGGCGGCCGGAAACTGGATGCCCGGCATCGCCGTCGCCCTCGCGGCCGGAGCGGGTGCCGCCTGGTGGTGGGCGGCGCGCCGCCGGCACCGCACCGCCTGCGCGGGTGGTGGCTGCACCTGCGGCACCTGACCTCGGCAACGGCGGCCGACCCGGCGGCGGTTCGCGGGTGCACGTCAGGTGACTGAGTTGTTGGTCATTACTGGCCGCTGTCGAACGGATGTACTATTCGCCGGGTGACAACGAGGCGGCGGAGGAAGGCGTTGCGGCCGATCGCGGCGCCGTTCGTCGTCGCCCCGCCTGCGGGCACCCGCATCCGGACGAGGCTGCGGCCCAGCACCGGGGAGGCTGCTGTCCTGACACAGGTCGCAACCTTTTTGGGTGGGCTGTACCGGGCTGATCTGGCCAGGCGTGTCCAGCTCGGCAACGTGTCCGGCAAGGACACCCAGCGCACGCGACGTAAGCGGGAGTTGACCGCGGTCACGACCTCCCGGTGGGCCGGCTCGATCACCCGGACCGCCGAAGACCAATACCAACTCGGGATCCGGGCGCTCAAAGCCGATGTGTCGAGCCTGGGCCAGGCCCTGATTACCTTGGACGCGCGGATCGCCGCCCCGGTCGGCGGCCGGGCCGGCCGGACATCCGGTTATGCCAGCCGGCGCGAGCGGGCCGCCAAGCAGCAGCGCCGCCAAGTCCTCGCTGCCCGCCGGACCGCAGCACAAAACCGATTGGCTGCCGGTCGTCCGGCGATCGTTGCGGGCGGACGGCGGCTGGCCAAGACCCGCCACCGGCTCGGCAGCGCCGGGCTCACCCAGGCGCAGTGGCGGGCCCGGTGGGACGCGGCCCGCATGTTCCTGACCGCCGACGGCGAGACCGGTGCCCCGCACGGCAACTACACGATCACCGTCACGCCCGACGGCATCGTGTCAATCGCCCTGCCCGCCCCGCTCACGCATCTGGCGAACGCCGGACGCGGGCGATACCGGCTCACCGAACCGGTCGCGTTCACGCATCGGGCCGGGCAGTGGGCCGACCGGGTCGCCGCCGACCGGTCGGTGCGTTACGACATCAGCTTCGATGCGGTGCGGGGCCGCTGGTACCTGGACGCTTCCTGGACAGTTCCGGCCTACACGCCAGGCCTGGACGCGCTCGCCGGCGGCAGGCTACTGGGTATCGACCTGAACGCGGATCATCTTGCCGCGCATGTCATCGACGCGCACGGCAACCCGGTCGGCACCCCGATCACCATCCCGCTCAACCTTTCCGGCCCGGCTTCGCAACGCGACGGACGGCTGCGTGCCGCGATCAGCCACGCTCTGCACCTGGCCGAACAGCATGACTGCCCGGCGATTGCGGTCGAGAACCTGGGCTTCGCCGACGCCCGTGCCACCGGCCGGGAGACCATGGGCCGCGGTGCGCGGGGCAAGCGGTTCCGGCGCGCGGTCGCCGGGATCCCCACCGCACAGTTCCGCGACCGTCTCGCCGGCATGGCCTCCACCGCCGGGATCGCGGTGATCGCTGTCGACCCGGCCTACACCTCCAGGTGGGGCGGGCAGCACTGGAAACCCGCCCTAGCAACGAAGACTTCCACCGCGACCCGGCATCACGCCGCGGCGGTGGTGATCGCACGACGCGCCCACGGCTTCAAGGCGCGGCGACGGTCAGGTGTCACCCGGACACGACCAGCGGATCGTGCCCGGGAAACTACCGGCCAGGCCGCACCCCACACCATGGGCGTCAGGGAACAACAGTTCGGGCTGGTCGAGACGGCACGCACCACACCCGTGGGCAAGACGCGCCCGGCCCCGACCAGAGACCCCGGCGTTCCCCGGCCTCGAAGACCGTTCGCGAGGCCCCCGACCCCCGGTCGGGACCAACGCATTGACCAACTATGGCCAATACGCTGAGGAACGGTCAGTCCGGGGTCATGTCGTATTCGTCGACGTCCAGGACCGCTCCGGTGGCCTGGAGGAAGTCGAGCACCGCACGCCCGAGATGCCAGCCGAACAGATTCGAGGTGTCGCCGCGACCGTCCTCGTTGAAGTAGCGCACGACTTCCAGGACGGCGCCGCCTCCGTCCTCCTCGGCGCCCAACCGGCCGACCAGCGCGGCGATCGCCGCGGTGTGCGGCCCGAGCCGTTCGACGATGTGGGCGACCTGCTCGTCGACGCTCAGCCCCGGCTCGCGGCAGACCACCCGCCAACAGTGCCGGACCGGAACGACCTTGGGTTCGGTGCGACGGCTGCCACGGACGGTGATCTCGTCGGGCTCGATGCCGAGAACGGCCGCCATCTCCGCCGCCGAGATGCCGCGACTGAACAGCCCGAAGTAGGCATACTGACTGACCTGCACCGATGAAGGATAGAGGCGGTCCGGGTCGGAAGGATGCGCCGGTCGGCGGCGGCGGGCACACTCATCCGCATGCCGCGCCGCCTCATCAAACCTCGCCGATGGACCCCGCCCGCCCTGATCGACTCCGGACAGACCGCTCCCCTGCAGGTCCGGCGGCGGCTGCCGACCGGCGGCCACGGCCCCGAGGACGTCAAGTTCGACCACCTCGGACAGATCGTCACCGGCACCGCCGACGGCCGGATCGTGCGGCTCGATCCGGCCACCGGGGAGCGCACGACGCTGGCCGAGACCGGCGGACGCCCGCTCGGCCTGCACCCGCGTGCGGACGGTGCCGTGCTGGTCTGCGATCAAATTCAAGGGCTGATCGAGGTACGCCCGGACGGCAGCACCCACGTCCTGGTGGACCGCGTCGACGGCGAGCCGCTCACCTTCCCCAGCAACGTGGTGCAGGGGCGGGACGGCACGATCTGGTTCACCACGTCGACCAGCCGCTGGAGCCTGGCCGAGTACGAGGGCGACATCCTCGAGCACACCAGCACCGGCCGGCTGCTGCGCCGTGACCCGGACGGCACGGTCACCACCGTGCTGGCCGACCTGAAGTTCGGCAACGGCCTGGTCCTGTCCCCCGACGAGTCGTTCCTGCTGGTGGCCGAGACCGCCGGGTACCGGATCCGCCGGCACCACCTGACCGGGCCGGCGGCCGGCCGCACCGACATGTTCGCCGAGAACCTGGCCGGGTTCCCGGACAACATGTCGCTGGGCAGCGACGGCCGGCTCTGGGTGGCGATCGCCGCGCCGCGCAACCCGCTGGTCGACCGGCTGCTGCCGCTGCCGGGCTGGCTGCGCCTGCTGGTGTGGAACCTGCCGGCGGCGGTCCGGCCCAAGGCCACGCCGATCGCCTGGGTGCTGGCGTTCGACCTGGACGGCCGCCTGGTGCACGACCTGCGCGCCGCCGACGGCTCCTACGGCTTCGTCACCTCGGTCACCGAGCACGACGGCACGGTCGTCGCCGGCAGCCTCACCGAGAACGACGTGGCCGTCCTGACCACGCCGGAGTAACGAGCCGCGGGCGGGATAGCCTGGCGGGCGTGACCGGACAAGCCGAAACGGCGGGGCGATCCAGGCCCACCCAGGACGACGTGCTCGGCTACTTCGACACGCTGTCGAACTGG encodes:
- a CDS encoding SMP-30/gluconolactonase/LRE family protein — protein: MPRRLIKPRRWTPPALIDSGQTAPLQVRRRLPTGGHGPEDVKFDHLGQIVTGTADGRIVRLDPATGERTTLAETGGRPLGLHPRADGAVLVCDQIQGLIEVRPDGSTHVLVDRVDGEPLTFPSNVVQGRDGTIWFTTSTSRWSLAEYEGDILEHTSTGRLLRRDPDGTVTTVLADLKFGNGLVLSPDESFLLVAETAGYRIRRHHLTGPAAGRTDMFAENLAGFPDNMSLGSDGRLWVAIAAPRNPLVDRLLPLPGWLRLLVWNLPAAVRPKATPIAWVLAFDLDGRLVHDLRAADGSYGFVTSVTEHDGTVVAGSLTENDVAVLTTPE
- a CDS encoding DUF4279 domain-containing protein produces the protein MQVSQYAYFGLFSRGISAAEMAAVLGIEPDEITVRGSRRTEPKVVPVRHCWRVVCREPGLSVDEQVAHIVERLGPHTAAIAALVGRLGAEEDGGGAVLEVVRYFNEDGRGDTSNLFGWHLGRAVLDFLQATGAVLDVDEYDMTPD